AGGCCTGGCTGGCTGACTTAGTTAAATTGGGCTAAAATATTATATGGTATAAAAAATTCTCACAAACTCTGGGTGTGCCACGGCACACCATGCACACACGCTAGGTCCGCCACTGGGTGGGTGTCACACCAACCAAGCATTACGGGCTCAAATTCTAGTTGGTGTGGATGGTGTAGGATGGTTGATGGATATGGCGGATATAGCACTATTTTTTTTGAACGGTGCGGATATAGCACTATCGTACATTATTTATTGTTTTTAACAAAAAAATAACTATCTAATGTTTTGCATACTTTCTTGTATCATTCGCTGAGACTCGCAAAAGTGTTGGATTCTATGTCTTCTAGGCGCAGCCGACTAGAAATAGTCATGTGGGGTTTGTTTACTCCCATGTTAACAACATACTATGTGGTGCAtgggttgtattgttgtattctctTGCTATCACTTTGAAGGTGTTATTTCTTGTACAAAAAGTATCTACGAGATGTATGAGTAGACGCGTGTATCAACTAACGAAGCTTTTCGGTCTCTAATCAAACTACGATTTTTGGTCAGGGAAATTGGAACTTCTAATGACAACAATAGCTTGCCTGAATCCATGTCTATCAGTAGAACTTCCCATGGGTTCGATACCTAGGGTCACCCTTGGGGAAAAGTTAGAGACTAGCTACAACGGAAACCAGATCAAAGATAATCAACTACCTAGTCAATGAGGCGCGCTGCACCGTCAACGTGTCCACCGACAAGCCGGTGTCTGTATGAGAGGCCATCAAAGAAGGTGACGCAAACCACCATCGTAGGCACCCTTGGCGAGCTGACCTACCGGATCAATCTAAATGGTTCTGGGCGATGGTTGGGCCGTCACCAGAGGCTTCGGTCACGGCGAGTCTTGCCTCAGGTACGCATCCTACGGTGATTAGGCCAACGAGGGTGGTGATCATTGTTAGCACTAGCCCAATTCTCTCTACACAAAGGGTAGGGGGGCCAACGTCCCCTCCCCTATTAAGAACAAATATATTGCATTTACAACACCAATTAACAATCACGagatagaacaagaagaagaacaaagtgTAAAAGATGTGCGGTTTTGATCATAATCAGTTATAGTTCTTAAAAATTCATGACATGATGATCATTGTTGAATTCAGGTACCCTGATGGTCCGTACAACAGAATATGGGAGTCAAGTTAGGCATGGTGCGGCGAGCCAACTACCTAGCCGACATGGCACACGACATTGTCAACGTGTCCACCAACAAGCAGGTGTTTGTTGCCACACACGAGAGGTCGTCATGGAAGGTGATGCAGACCATGGTCGTAAGCACCCTTAGCTAGCACACCTATCGGCTCAAGCTTAACAACTTCCTGGGCGATAGCTAGGCCGTCTCCTACTTCCTAGGAGATGAATGttttacttgttggggaacgtagcaaaaattaaaaaatttcctacatgtcaccatgatctatctatggagaaaccaacaacgaggggaaggagagtgcatctacatacccttgtagatcgctatgcggaagcgttcaagagaacggggttgaaggagtcatactcgtcgtgatccaaatcaccggagatcctagtgccgaacggacggcacctccgcgttcaacacacgtacagcccggtgacgtctcccatgccttgatccagcaaggagagagggagagattgaggaagactccatccagtagcagcacaacggcgtggtggtggtggaggagcgtggtactccagcagggcttcgccaagcaccgcaagagacgaggaggagagaggggtagggctgcaccaacaggggaAGAATTTgtgtctctggcagcccaaaaactcaagtatatataggggaggggaggggctgcgcccccacctaggtttccacccctaggggtggcggccagccctagatcccatctaggggggcagccaaagggggagagaggggaggcgcacctggggtgggcctcagggcccatctgccctagggtttgccccccttccctctcccttgcgccttgggccttggtgggggggcgcaccagcccacctggggctggtcccctcccacacttggcccatgcagccctccggggctggtggccccacttggtggacccccggacccctccggtggtcccggtacactaccgttaaaacccgaaacttttccggtaaccaaaacaggacttcccatatataaatctttacctctggaccattccggaactcctcgtgacgtccgggatctcatccgggactccgaacaacattcggtaaccacatacaaacttcctttataactctagcatcatcgaaccttaagtgtgtagaccctacgggttcgggaaccatgcagacatgaccgagacgttctccggtcaataactaacagcgggatctagatacccatgttggttcccacatgttccacgatgatctcatcggatgaaccacgatgtcgtggattcgatcaatcccgtatacaattccctttgtctatcggtattgtacttgcccgagattcgatcgttggtatcccgataccttgttcaatatcattaccggcaagtctcttttactcgttccgtaacacatcatcccgtgatcaactccttgatcacattgtgcacattatgatgatgtcctaccgagtgggcccagagatacctctccgtttacacagagtgacaaatcccagtctcgattcgtgccaacccaacagacactttcggagatacctgtagtgtatctttatagccacccagttacgttgtgacgtttggcacacccaaagtattcctacggtatccgggagttgcacaatctcatggtctaaggaaatgatacttgacattagaaaagctttagcatacgaactacatgatctttgtgctaggcttagaattgggtcttgtccatcacatcattcttccaatgatgtgatcccgttatcaacgacatccaatgtccatggttaggaaaccgtaaccatctattgatcaacgagctagtcaactagaggcttactagggacatggtgttgtctatgtatccacacatgtatctgagtttcctatcagtacaattctagcatggataataaatgattatcatgaacaaggaaatataataataactaatttattattgcctctagggcatatttccaacattactcACGTAAAATTTCGTGAAAATATAACATTCAATGTGCTCAAGATAAAAAAATATTCAAAATCGGTACTCTGAAAAAAAACTCAGTTTTTGAAGTAATTTTGGGTTGCTTGTTTTGTTATTTTTACCAAACCATCATGAACGTGATCTCTTTACAAAAAATCATCAGTAGGGAGAACACTCAAGAATGTTTGTCTAAAGAATTTCGGAATTGTTTgatttttcattaaaaaaatcaaaattcacTGTTCACCCGGCTGCATTTGAACCTGGGAGCAGAATGTCACTTTCAGCTAAACAACACTTTCTCTGATGAGCTCAGCTCCATCATAGTTGGGTGTCATTCTGGTTCATTTCATTCCATCTGAAAAAGGTTACAGACATAAAGGCTAAAGTCTTATCATGTAAACAACATAATGAGAAATTCAACCCGCGTCACATTGTGCTGCAGGTTTGTATCCCGTCAAAACTCAATGGATTATAACTTCGAAAGTTTTTACTGTTCTTTTTTCTTCATTTCAAACAACAATGTCATTTTTCCCAATTCGTTAAATCAAAAATCGAAATGGGACACGGTGGTCCTTTTTTAACTCTGCAACACAACGGTCGTACTCTGAAGTTGTTTTGAGTTTTTCAAAAACTATTGATATGTTCTTCATCAAACAAGTAAAAAGATGTACCTACAGGTCTTCCTTTTTCTTTGGTTAATTATATCCAACACCACTACGCTGAAAGAAAAAGGTACAAAACAAATCATCTTCTGATTAAAAGTAAACATGCAGTACATTCTTCAGAGCACAAGAAGCCAATAGCCAAATACATTTACATCAGAGATTACCTGTTTTTATTCCATTTCGATTTGAAACAAAGTATTTCAAACAGGTAAAGAAAGATAAGAGTTGGTTACATCTCATCTCTTCAGGTTTTACAGTTTTTCTTCACCCATTTGACCCACCCCAACAATCCTAGTTGCTACCATTCACCTGAGGACTGCCTCCCAGGACCAGCTCCCTGAGGACTGCCTCCCAGGACCAGCTCCCTGAACCGGGCGATGCACTCCATCGCCCGGTCGAACTCGCTACTCTCCAAAGCGAAGCTGAACCGGCAGTAGTCTGGCACCCCGGTCCAGGCGCTGCTGCTTATGCACAGCCCAGTGGACCTCAGGAGGGCTTCCCTGATGTTGTGGCCGTCGAGCTTGCCCTCGAAGCCGTCCACCTTTAGCGATTTGCCAATGTAGGCGGTTGGCTTCGCCAGCATCGAGATGCCTCCATGGCAGCCCGCGGCGTCCCAGCCACAGCTCTCAAGTGTCTGTTCATCACATCACAGGAAAATAAAACAAGAGAAGAATATGTCAGAAATGCCTAGCGAAATCAGTTCTTACAGCTGCAAAAGTATGTCCAAGACTGTAAGTGTCTAGCTAGTTGCAgtttatgcagaggccgggggtcatcctccttttctaaaaaaaagctaGTTGCAGTTTAACATTTTGTATGTCCAACTGTTTGACGCATTTACTGCTGAGAACTCAAGAAACTCAGACTAGCCTAAGGTTTCTACCAATTTTTTATGTACAAACTAAAGGGGGAAGAGCTGATGAGCGGAAGAAAATTGAGAGGACAGCACAGAATATCGCAAAAGGCTAACCTTGATCAGGTGATCAGCACGATTCTTCAGCGTCTCCTTCTGCTCAACGATGAGATCAGAAAAATGCTGATCCTTCTGGTTCTTAAGGCCCAACAGTTTCCTGAAAGTGTACTTCAACGTGCTGTGTGGTCGACTCAAGCTTGGGAAACTGTAAAATGTGTCAACCAAGAATGAGTCGCTCATGATCAGAAACCCAAAGTCAAGCCCGGCCGTGGTCAGCTCAAAGGACAGCTCTCCGAGCAGGACAACAGAGAACGAGGGCTTTGAAGACTTCACATTAGAAAGACATTTTTCCAAATTCCATTGGCTACAGCCAGTGGCTTGGAACTCCAGACCAGAGGAGGAGGTATCTATCAGTACCCTAGCTCCGTATTTCGCACAGACAGATAGCAACTGTGCTATATCATCATCACTGTACAGAAAGCCAGTAGGGTTAACTGTGGGACCAGAAATATAGACCCACGGCTGAGACACCTTCTCTAGTGTGTCGGCTAGGGCACTTGGTTCGATCTTGAAGCCTGAATCTGCCTTTGTTGGAATAGCCAACGTAGTTGCATTCACAAACTTTGCTGCGTTGACATAATGCCCGTTGGTGCCCAAGGGGAAAAGCAAGGTGCCCTGTTCTTGCATGCAGCAAAGAACAAGCTTGTTGAAGAGTGCAAGACAGGTGTTCCCGTATATAATTTCAGAACCACTGTCTGCTGCAAAACCATAGCTATCTTTCACCAGCTGCTGGATGCTGGAACGGACATCGGTTTCAGAATCAGTGATGTTCTGACGAACAAAACTTTCAAAAATGGAGGCGTTTACTGCAGAAGGTACTGGCAAGAAGCTGCGATCCAGATCCATATGTATGACACCGGATTCCTTGGAACCAGGAACGAAAAGCTCAGCTCCTTCTAGGGTGGACATAGCTGAACTTGAAAACCCTATCATCTCCTTAGAGATTGCTTCTGCAGGTTCTCTCTGAAAAAGAGCAACGAAAAATTAGAGGGAAAAGATGAAGACATAAACCAAACATACTGAGGAGCTCATTGTGGCGTAATCATAGTACCCAGCTAAGAGGGCACTAATCCAAATTCATGGACTAGCTTTCCCGTGCTGAGGGGAGTGTCCACTTAAACAGGCCATTCGACATCTTGTGCTCAGAACTGAGTGAGATGGAGAACTGGAAGAGGCAAGCCATGTTTACCTCTTGTTGTGGATGCCGGTCACCAATTTGAAATGCCAGCAGCTCATGGAAAAGACAACCATAATAGTGCTGGCTGATCACAGAAGTATGTCCTTCCAATAGCTCAATAGTCTGTGACAACGCCTTATAAACAGTTGGATCTTCAGAAATAGCAAAAGCAACTTCCAGATCAGAATAAACCTGCAAGTAAGATGAAGCAAACACAAATGAGTACATTTAAACAGTGTTTCTAAAGTAAATATAAGAATGCACAAAAAGTTCAATTACAGTTCCAGGCGGATGGATATAACATAATATGTGAATCAATGGACATTAATCGCTGTGGTAAAGTTACACGCACCTGATTCTTTACTAAGCCACACAATATAGCAGCATGTGAAGGCAGGGTCTTCCCAGCAAGATATTTCAATACACCATTTGAGCTTGGCAGACTAGACAATTCCAGATGTTCTGAAATATCTAGTAATAATCGGGAACCAACATCTTTCGTTACGCTTAATAAGTTCACGAAAGCAGCACTGGTGATAGCCTCAAACTGAGCCATGCCAGTAACAACAACCTGAGGCTTCAGTTTCCTGATCAACTCAATCAGCAGATCTGATTGGCGTGGTGCTTCTATTACAGTTACTGTGTCTTTAGCATGGTTACTTTCCTGAAATTTAAAAGAGGGGCAATAACATCAAAATTCTTGTCAGCATAACTTTTTCTTCAACAGACATGTATTTCCACAGTTCCAAACACACAGAAAGAGGAAGGGAGGATTGATTGAAGTACCTCAATTGCTAAAGATGTTAACCATTGCTTGGGCAAGTGTCTGGTTAGGTGTTCATCAACAATTGCAAGTCCCGGTGAGAACAATCGAAGAGCATTTTCTATAGCAACAGCACGGGATGGGAACACAACAACATTCTGTTGCACCAGCAAAGAAAAAGGAGTGTCACATGAAGCATAAGTGAGAAGCACCAAATAGGTTGATCTTGTGAATTTCTAGTAAGCAAACATAATTGCACAGGAATAAACACCAAGTCTTACGTCAGGAGTTAACGGGATGTGGTGGTAACTCTTCATAAATCCAGCAACAAGATTCCGGAAATTTAAACATCCAGCTGGAGGCTCACAAGGATTAGATGTGTTCTCTTGCAAGAAACTAGCTAGGTATGCTAGGAAAGGAATTTTTTCATCAGCAACAGAATCGTCATCGAAGGACAAATCGAGGGAGCTGCTGACTTCATGGAATCCGTCTTTAAGGAACTCAAATATTTTCTTCACCTGAAATTCTCCAAATTAGTACTATTCCTGCCATTATATTATTGTTTTAACAAATGTAATCAGAGAGCATAGGTACCTGGTTGGGCTGGCGAAGTTGACAGCTATACACAGACAAAGCATGTGAAATGCGGCCACCGGATTTCATGTATGCCCATGCTGTGCGTGCACACACAGGCTGATCCCCAACAAGATCCATAAAGAACTCGAATCGATGTCGGCTATTTTTCTCAATTTCAACTAAAGCAGAGATGTCTGTGTCGGCAGCCTGCAAAGACCCAACTAGTTGGTAATGATCCTTAACAAAAAATGGCCCTGTAATATAAAAATGTAAGCTAGGAGTAGATGAAAATTCTAGGCCCAGCTAAATATTGTATGCAACATGAAGAGCATATTTCTCCTAACCAGGATATAATGCTTGCATGAAAAACACTCTGATTAGTTTGTCAAAGCATCATTACCTGCATAATTTTTGTTTGCCAGAGCTTATTGATGCGAAATCCACGGCGTAGAAATAGGCGCTCACAGACACCTTGTCCTGGCCGGCCTCCCATGTTGAATACCATAAGACCACTAGGCTTTATCACAGATATCCCTTCTTCAACAGCACGAGCAATCAACCCGAGGCCAAATTGGTCCTCAACAAAGCCCTGGATGCAGTAAGTTCACAAACAAACAAAATTAACAATAGGAAGCTACAACAGTACAATCAGCCATAGTAACAAATATTGACTTGAGTAATGCAGTGTAACATCATGGCATAAGAATTGTAATTCTTTTAGGAAAGGAAAATTTTAACAGGCTAAAAGTGCTGCTAATAATTTCCATATTCCATCAGCCATTTTTTATAGGAAAGACTGGGGTGCTGACCGTGTTTGTCCATACAGGTTGTAAGACCAAAAATTATGCAATAGGTGGAACTTGAGGTGGAATTCTATTACAGATTAATACCGAAACAAGTAATCCTAGTACCCAGGATTTGGTCTGCTAACCCCTATCAATATATATTATATACTGCTAGTGCTCTCCATCCTAGGTTCCTAACTACCTAGAGTTAAATTGATTATACTGGTGGAACCATGTCGTAAGTACAAAGCAAAGCATACATTATTTCTCCAAAACTTCATTTTCTTATGTAAAGGTAGGACCACATGCTTAGAAGGAAAAAGAAATGCTCAAACGCATATTTTGTAAGCAGATTATGAGCAAACATTGCTAAGTAGACTTCCAAAACTATATGTTTCATCGATCCAAAAGTCCTTGCATGGGATACAATTTAgaagttttcttttccttttgttgtTTGAGAAAAAATAAATAGATTTGGGGACTCTGACATGAGTAACCATTTAGTAACAGGTAAACTGAATGGCTCAAGTTTAAATAGAAGACATATCTCAACTTACCTGAAGAGCACAGTAGTTGCTCAATGAGTACAAGAACTCCTCACTTGAATTTTCAGTTACAATCTTTGACATCGCCTCTGGATTGGGGTTAAGAATCTGAAAGGCAGACATTAAGGGCATTTTCGTTAAGTTCTGATCGACTATAATGCCCTTTCACAAAAAATTGGTAAAACCTGACCATACCTGTGGTATGCATCCCACAATGCGATCAAGTTCTATCTTGTTATCTCTACAGTAAGAAAGAAGATCAGATTCATAGAATTCAACTCTGTCAAGCAATGTTTTCCCCTCTGCGTCGTAGATTGGGAGACCATCATCGTCTAGTGCATTCAAGTAAAGATTTATCCATGCAATCTTGATAGCTCTTGGGTTTATATCCAAACCATAGACCTTCAAAAGAACAAATAATGCTCAAGTAAGTTAATCTCAAGCTGACTGCAAACTAATTTGATTCACTTATATGTGTGGCTCAAACTACTAAGGAGCATGTCATTCTTGTTTTTCTTCCTTTCAAAGGAGAGCGATTGTTCAGCATCGTAGAAATAATATGTAGTGGTAGTGCCTTGCTCAAAGTTTGAAAGCAATATGCTCAACAGGTATTATTTTACCAGGTATACCAAGCAAATTAGACCACCAGCAGACTGGCACGCGCCTAAAGTTTTATATTAAGTGACCTGAGTAATTTTCTAACTGCTAGAGGTCCCACTATTGCAACAAAGAAGATACGATAAATATCCACAGAACATGAGGTACCAACCTTCGAAGGGCACCACTTCTCTGCAAGTGCAATGGATATCCAACCATTGCCACATCCCAGCTCTGCCACTGTCTTATCCCTGAAGATGGAATCTGGGTGCCGATTGAGACCCTCATAGAAAGTGAATGACCAATCTTCTGGAATAAAAATGCTGGGTATCTCCATCATTGTTAGCTTCTTTCTTTGTTGGAACCCTAGAAGCAATTGATAAATTTGTCAAGATATGAAAACCAAACAATAGATGCTTGCTAAGGAAAAAGTTAATGCATAGTGAACTGGGAAAGCTTTTACTAGTGTGCCAACTAAAGACGACAACTTATACACAAAAACATTAACAATCGTGTCAGGTCCAGACTTCAGGTAATTGAGAATCTTGTAAAATCATAGCTGTTCCAGTGCAAAGGCTACGTCATCTATATACAATATTAATTAACTAGAGACATGTTGTATGTATGCTATATTTTAGTGGTTATGGCAATAAGTATCTCAGGTTCAACTGTCATGTTTTTATTCTTACTATGATAGGAGGTGGTGGACAGGTTTGTTCTGCCAAATAAATAGAAAAATGGATAACCTTTCTCTTCTAAATTCTGACATGCAGTAGAAATGTCTAGGAGTAAGGCCATCAAAATACTCCTTTAAATGAATCATTTCGCCAATGCCTCAGGCTGTTCTAATCTCATATGTGTTTCCCTTAATCTTTTTATCATACCTCCACAAGCCAATAAGTTAGTAAGTGTTGAACAGACCAATGTGGTCCAACTGAAGCCATATATCTGAATGCAACTAGCTAACCATCCCCAATTCCCCAGTAGTTCTTAGGTCTGACTCAATTTGAATTCTGACCTATTAAAAAATGTCTCCCTGTTTCTAAATTGTACACGTATATATTATATACTTAATGATTGAGGAATCTCTCAAAAAGGTGCCCAGGATCAGATATATTAACTTAAGATTGTCCAACAGCAAATCCTGAACCGAAACATGTCACACAGATGAAGAAAGGCATTTCCCATTTGATAAAAGAGCCACACGGACAGCCTAAATTACTCAGCAACCGAGACAAGCTGCTCCCTGGATAAGGAGCATGGGGACCGAATCATTGTACATACATAAATATAGATGTATAGTATATCCTTCCAGGGACACTTTACACTAGCTTGCAGCAGCGAACAACATCACGCAACGGCCACATGGTCAGCACTCCAGCGCAATCACAGGATACGCCGATTCTGAAATATCCCATACACATCGCAACAAACGAGATGCTTTTGTGCTATATACTATACAATCCACACATAGTTGTGCCCTTGTTATTTAATCAATAATGTAATCGTTTTCCTTCCAATTGGTGTCTCAGTCACTGGGCACACAAAGTCAGATCTTCGGTGTGTTTGCTAGTATGGCGATAACACAATAATACTCTCCACTGAGCTGCCAATAATGACAATTTAATAAGTAGTATCAACTGAGCTAGGCAAATGCTTTATCACCGAACCAATTTACTGACAACAAGAACAAAAATTACTGACGGCA
The sequence above is a segment of the Triticum dicoccoides isolate Atlit2015 ecotype Zavitan chromosome 1A, WEW_v2.0, whole genome shotgun sequence genome. Coding sequences within it:
- the LOC119358163 gene encoding methionine S-methyltransferase-like isoform X1; its protein translation is MGSVAAAVQDDSTSPSELEAAFLERCAASGDAAYGELRELLSRLHDPATRQEARIFLTGLRRRSCSDPGGEEGFFRRYGFCVRELLLHDSRCGLPITTLSSGFQQRKKLTMMEIPSIFIPEDWSFTFYEGLNRHPDSIFRDKTVAELGCGNGWISIALAEKWCPSKVYGLDINPRAIKIAWINLYLNALDDDGLPIYDAEGKTLLDRVEFYESDLLSYCRDNKIELDRIVGCIPQILNPNPEAMSKIVTENSSEEFLYSLSNYCALQGFVEDQFGLGLIARAVEEGISVIKPSGLMVFNMGGRPGQGVCERLFLRRGFRINKLWQTKIMQAADTDISALVEIEKNSRHRFEFFMDLVGDQPVCARTAWAYMKSGGRISHALSVYSCQLRQPNQVKKIFEFLKDGFHEVSSSLDLSFDDDSVADEKIPFLAYLASFLQENTSNPCEPPAGCLNFRNLVAGFMKSYHHIPLTPDNVVVFPSRAVAIENALRLFSPGLAIVDEHLTRHLPKQWLTSLAIEESNHAKDTVTVIEAPRQSDLLIELIRKLKPQVVVTGMAQFEAITSAAFVNLLSVTKDVGSRLLLDISEHLELSSLPSSNGVLKYLAGKTLPSHAAILCGLVKNQVYSDLEVAFAISEDPTVYKALSQTIELLEGHTSVISQHYYGCLFHELLAFQIGDRHPQQEREPAEAISKEMIGFSSSAMSTLEGAELFVPGSKESGVIHMDLDRSFLPVPSAVNASIFESFVRQNITDSETDVRSSIQQLVKDSYGFAADSGSEIIYGNTCLALFNKLVLCCMQEQGTLLFPLGTNGHYVNAAKFVNATTLAIPTKADSGFKIEPSALADTLEKVSQPWVYISGPTVNPTGFLYSDDDIAQLLSVCAKYGARVLIDTSSSGLEFQATGCSQWNLEKCLSNVKSSKPSFSVVLLGELSFELTTAGLDFGFLIMSDSFLVDTFYSFPSLSRPHSTLKYTFRKLLGLKNQKDQHFSDLIVEQKETLKNRADHLIKTLESCGWDAAGCHGGISMLAKPTAYIGKSLKVDGFEGKLDGHNIREALLRSTGLCISSSAWTGVPDYCRFSFALESSEFDRAMECIARFRELVLGGSPQGAGPGRQSSGEW
- the LOC119358163 gene encoding methionine S-methyltransferase-like isoform X2; its protein translation is MAAAAADVEAFLATCAASGDAAYGAAKAVLERLDAPATRAEARRLLGAVRRRFAAGGPAAGLECFRTFHFRIHDVVLDPHLQGFQQRKKLTMMEIPSIFIPEDWSFTFYEGLNRHPDSIFRDKTVAELGCGNGWISIALAEKWCPSKVYGLDINPRAIKIAWINLYLNALDDDGLPIYDAEGKTLLDRVEFYESDLLSYCRDNKIELDRIVGCIPQILNPNPEAMSKIVTENSSEEFLYSLSNYCALQGFVEDQFGLGLIARAVEEGISVIKPSGLMVFNMGGRPGQGVCERLFLRRGFRINKLWQTKIMQAADTDISALVEIEKNSRHRFEFFMDLVGDQPVCARTAWAYMKSGGRISHALSVYSCQLRQPNQVKKIFEFLKDGFHEVSSSLDLSFDDDSVADEKIPFLAYLASFLQENTSNPCEPPAGCLNFRNLVAGFMKSYHHIPLTPDNVVVFPSRAVAIENALRLFSPGLAIVDEHLTRHLPKQWLTSLAIEESNHAKDTVTVIEAPRQSDLLIELIRKLKPQVVVTGMAQFEAITSAAFVNLLSVTKDVGSRLLLDISEHLELSSLPSSNGVLKYLAGKTLPSHAAILCGLVKNQVYSDLEVAFAISEDPTVYKALSQTIELLEGHTSVISQHYYGCLFHELLAFQIGDRHPQQEREPAEAISKEMIGFSSSAMSTLEGAELFVPGSKESGVIHMDLDRSFLPVPSAVNASIFESFVRQNITDSETDVRSSIQQLVKDSYGFAADSGSEIIYGNTCLALFNKLVLCCMQEQGTLLFPLGTNGHYVNAAKFVNATTLAIPTKADSGFKIEPSALADTLEKVSQPWVYISGPTVNPTGFLYSDDDIAQLLSVCAKYGARVLIDTSSSGLEFQATGCSQWNLEKCLSNVKSSKPSFSVVLLGELSFELTTAGLDFGFLIMSDSFLVDTFYSFPSLSRPHSTLKYTFRKLLGLKNQKDQHFSDLIVEQKETLKNRADHLIKTLESCGWDAAGCHGGISMLAKPTAYIGKSLKVDGFEGKLDGHNIREALLRSTGLCISSSAWTGVPDYCRFSFALESSEFDRAMECIARFRELVLGGSPQGAGPGRQSSGEW